A part of Haloarchaeobius sp. HME9146 genomic DNA contains:
- a CDS encoding class I SAM-dependent methyltransferase: MKGQEWYQTDEVAEEYEEKRFSRGGRLIDRREKEAVLSAIGPVEDKNILEIACGTGRFTVMLAERGADIIGLDISAAMLQQGRRKARAAGVDDHLEFMRGDAARLPFPDDHFDVVMAMRFFHLADTPASFLSEMCRVSKEQVFFDTFNRFSTRSIYNWALPMGSRLYSRTEVESLLSKAGLHLADESHDFVLPYGFYRQIPGDLASAFRGIDKEILDAPGLERLASVSYWNAHVEGK, encoded by the coding sequence GTGAAGGGGCAGGAATGGTACCAGACCGACGAGGTGGCCGAGGAGTACGAAGAGAAGCGGTTCTCTCGAGGCGGTCGCCTCATCGATCGACGCGAGAAAGAGGCCGTGTTGAGCGCCATCGGCCCGGTCGAGGACAAGAACATCCTCGAGATAGCCTGCGGGACGGGCCGGTTCACCGTCATGCTCGCCGAGCGCGGGGCAGATATCATCGGGCTCGACATCTCCGCGGCGATGCTTCAGCAGGGCCGCCGGAAGGCGCGCGCGGCCGGAGTCGACGACCACCTGGAGTTCATGCGCGGCGACGCCGCCCGCCTGCCCTTCCCGGACGACCACTTCGACGTGGTGATGGCGATGCGGTTCTTCCATCTGGCCGATACCCCTGCCTCCTTCCTCTCCGAGATGTGTCGCGTCTCGAAAGAGCAGGTGTTCTTCGACACGTTCAACCGCTTCTCCACGCGGAGCATCTACAACTGGGCGCTCCCGATGGGCTCGCGGCTCTACTCCCGGACCGAGGTCGAATCCCTGCTCTCGAAGGCCGGGCTCCACCTCGCCGATGAGTCCCACGACTTCGTGCTTCCCTACGGGTTCTACCGGCAGATTCCCGGCGACCTGGCGAGCGCCTTCCGCGGCATCGACAAGGAGATACTCGACGCACCGGGGCTGGAACGCCTCGCCTCGGTTTCCTACTGGAACGCCCACGTCGAAGGAAAGTAG
- a CDS encoding MBL fold metallo-hydrolase, which yields MTDVVPAVTRIAVPTETRAPTARTNAYVVGERTALLVDPATVNERLDEVVSTHDVRHIALTHTHSDHVGAVAHYARETDATVWARQGHTDRFEAATGVEPDRTFREGTVIPDVDVRVLETPGHARDHVSFVAGDSILCGDLAIAQGSVVVGGDDADLRAYLTSLRRLWAMAPAQLFPGHGPVLTDPSGQCERLIRHRNRREKKVLGAVVGGATTIEEILESAYDKDLSGVRDLAAATVECHLEKLARAGRLEWDGSRAAPV from the coding sequence ATGACCGACGTCGTGCCTGCCGTCACGCGCATCGCCGTCCCCACGGAGACCCGTGCGCCCACCGCCCGGACCAACGCCTACGTCGTCGGCGAGCGAACGGCCCTGCTCGTCGACCCTGCGACCGTCAACGAACGCCTCGACGAGGTCGTCTCGACCCACGACGTGCGCCACATCGCCCTTACCCATACGCACTCCGACCACGTCGGCGCGGTCGCGCACTACGCCAGGGAGACCGACGCGACCGTCTGGGCCCGGCAGGGACACACCGACCGGTTCGAGGCCGCGACCGGCGTCGAACCCGACCGGACCTTCCGTGAAGGGACCGTCATCCCGGACGTGGACGTTCGCGTGCTGGAGACGCCCGGGCACGCCCGCGACCACGTCTCGTTCGTCGCCGGGGATTCCATCCTCTGTGGCGACCTCGCTATCGCGCAGGGCAGTGTCGTCGTTGGCGGCGACGACGCCGACCTGCGCGCCTACCTGACGAGCCTGCGTCGGCTCTGGGCGATGGCCCCCGCCCAACTCTTCCCGGGTCACGGCCCGGTCCTGACCGACCCCAGCGGTCAGTGCGAGCGACTCATCCGGCACCGGAACCGCCGCGAGAAGAAGGTCCTCGGCGCGGTCGTCGGTGGGGCCACGACCATCGAGGAGATACTCGAATCGGCGTACGACAAGGACCTCTCCGGTGTGCGCGACCTCGCGGCCGCGACGGTCGAGTGCCACCTGGAGAAACTGGCGCGCGCTGGCCGTCTCGAGTGGGACGGTTCGCGAGCGGCCCCTGTGTGA
- a CDS encoding glycosyltransferase, producing MQLSVVVPTLNGREELHASLDALAAHVPDAEVVVVNGPSADGTTGMVRERSDVDVLVEISERNINVARNAGIEVATGDVIALVSYDLVVEPTWYDGLTQAIDDGASVVTGPTHRTVRAGMTTEEKEAVSIAGHDVTYFNGDNVAFSRDALSDMDGFDEYLQTGGARDGAHRLAQLRHEVAWQSEMCVRGEFETDGGHTVRDWEWKYRSLVYRMVKNYGVRPTVAGRALRDAVFDGARSLKGVVTGHERPSSWLGGGRSVAKGMVLGAKDGLAARKADRTLRRNPNGISTRQDRAVCRYELAEK from the coding sequence ATGCAACTCTCGGTGGTCGTACCGACGCTGAACGGCCGAGAGGAACTCCACGCCTCACTGGACGCGCTCGCGGCGCACGTCCCCGACGCCGAGGTCGTGGTGGTCAACGGGCCGTCGGCGGACGGGACGACCGGGATGGTTCGCGAGCGCAGCGACGTGGACGTGCTCGTCGAGATCAGTGAACGGAACATCAACGTCGCCCGCAACGCCGGTATCGAGGTCGCTACCGGCGACGTCATCGCCCTCGTCAGCTACGACCTCGTCGTCGAACCGACCTGGTACGACGGACTGACACAGGCCATCGACGACGGGGCGAGCGTCGTGACAGGACCGACACATCGAACCGTCAGGGCGGGGATGACGACCGAGGAGAAGGAGGCTGTTTCTATCGCGGGCCACGATGTGACGTACTTCAACGGCGACAACGTCGCGTTCTCGCGCGACGCGCTGTCGGACATGGACGGATTCGACGAGTACCTCCAGACCGGTGGTGCCCGTGACGGTGCCCACCGGCTCGCCCAGCTCCGACACGAGGTGGCGTGGCAGTCCGAGATGTGCGTCCGTGGCGAATTCGAGACCGACGGCGGCCACACGGTCCGCGACTGGGAGTGGAAGTACCGGTCGCTCGTGTACCGCATGGTGAAGAACTACGGCGTGCGCCCGACCGTGGCGGGTCGCGCCCTCCGGGATGCTGTCTTCGACGGCGCACGCTCCCTGAAGGGCGTCGTGACCGGCCACGAACGGCCCTCGTCCTGGCTCGGTGGCGGGCGCTCCGTGGCGAAGGGGATGGTCCTCGGCGCGAAGGACGGTCTGGCGGCCCGGAAGGCGGACCGGACGCTCCGCCGCAACCCGAACGGTATCTCGACCCGTCAGGACCGGGCAGTGTGTCGCTACGAACTCGCAGAGAAGTAG
- a CDS encoding amidohydrolase family protein: protein MLELEHRFRVVDVHAQLTSDELASTRGRAISPEKLEREMQQAGVVRSVVFPEAQPDDGDYITQNNTVARLSVDRPFIAFARINGQRDPGASATARLRNLTTSRQPWHTSPADVEQYAYDDRFNGFVLDAPNDGLPDEQVLDELASVGLPVLVRAGHGFAPDAVAETVLGRGFPVVIAHLGGYPLDRDMMDRTIDLLDRYDETYVDTSFVRFRDQLERALLEHPDRVLFGSGAPWTHPNVGVMELLTLDVSEDKMRKAFSNNACRVIEALRPAAEA from the coding sequence ATGCTGGAGTTGGAACACCGGTTCCGAGTCGTCGACGTCCACGCCCAACTCACCAGCGACGAGCTCGCGTCGACCCGCGGGCGCGCCATCTCGCCCGAGAAGCTCGAACGGGAGATGCAACAGGCAGGGGTCGTCCGGTCGGTCGTGTTCCCCGAGGCCCAGCCCGACGACGGTGACTACATCACGCAGAACAACACCGTCGCCCGGCTGAGCGTCGACCGGCCGTTCATCGCGTTCGCCCGCATCAACGGGCAGCGAGACCCCGGGGCGAGTGCGACGGCACGACTCCGGAACCTCACGACGTCGCGGCAACCGTGGCACACCTCACCTGCGGACGTGGAACAGTACGCCTACGACGACCGGTTCAACGGGTTCGTGCTCGACGCGCCGAACGACGGGCTACCCGACGAGCAGGTCCTCGACGAACTCGCCTCGGTCGGCCTCCCCGTCCTGGTCCGGGCCGGCCACGGCTTCGCCCCCGATGCCGTCGCCGAGACGGTCCTCGGACGCGGGTTCCCGGTCGTCATCGCCCACCTCGGCGGCTACCCGCTCGACCGCGACATGATGGACCGCACGATAGACCTGCTCGACCGTTACGACGAGACCTACGTCGACACCTCGTTCGTCCGGTTCCGCGACCAGCTCGAACGCGCCCTGCTGGAGCATCCCGACCGGGTGCTGTTCGGGAGCGGCGCGCCCTGGACGCACCCGAACGTCGGCGTGATGGAACTGCTGACGCTCGACGTCTCGGAGGACAAGATGCGCAAGGCGTTCTCGAACAACGCGTGTCGGGTCATCGAGGCGCTTCGCCCCGCGGCCGAAGCCTGA
- the thsA gene encoding thermosome subunit alpha: MFILAEDTRRTHGRDAQSSNIMAGKAVAEAVRTTLGPRGMDKMLVDTSGTVVITNDGATILKEMDIEHPAAQMIVEVAQSQEDEVGDGTTTAAVLAGQLLAKAEDLLESDVHPTTIVEGYREASRIALEAIDEMVLDVSMDEETLHKVAESSMTGKGTGGLTADQLAETVVEAIRHVQDGTDVERDDVRIHTKVGASSNATELVEGIILDKEPVHDGMPRTVEDANILVLDLDLEVRKTDVDAEYRIDSIEQLNAVMEAEETELRGYAKTIADSKVDVVFTTDDIDRRVASYLANEGILAFEKLSNKDARAIARAVGAKRLGSLEDLDSEDFGHADAIRVEGFGEDELAFIEGGAAARSVTVFVRGGTEHVVDELERALTDALDVVALAAESEEVVPGAGATEIAISDAVRQGAAGIEGRKQLAVEAFADAVDTLPRTLAENTGMDSIDALVSLRAAYEGGDVMGVISEGESGRIDDPLKYGVIDPADVKREAVESATEAATMIIRIDDIIAAK; encoded by the coding sequence ATGTTCATCCTTGCAGAGGACACCCGACGAACACACGGCCGCGACGCCCAGTCGTCGAACATCATGGCCGGTAAAGCGGTCGCCGAAGCCGTACGGACAACGCTCGGCCCCCGCGGCATGGACAAGATGCTCGTCGACACCTCGGGCACGGTCGTCATCACGAACGACGGCGCGACCATCCTGAAGGAGATGGACATCGAGCACCCCGCCGCACAGATGATCGTCGAGGTCGCCCAGTCCCAGGAGGACGAGGTCGGTGACGGCACCACCACCGCGGCCGTCCTCGCGGGCCAGCTCCTCGCGAAGGCCGAGGACCTGCTCGAGAGCGACGTGCACCCGACGACCATCGTCGAGGGCTACCGCGAGGCATCCCGCATCGCCCTCGAGGCCATCGACGAGATGGTCCTCGACGTCAGCATGGACGAGGAGACCCTCCACAAGGTCGCCGAGTCCAGCATGACCGGCAAGGGCACCGGCGGCCTGACCGCCGACCAGCTGGCCGAGACCGTCGTCGAAGCCATCCGCCACGTCCAGGACGGCACCGACGTCGAGCGTGACGACGTGCGTATCCACACGAAGGTCGGCGCGTCCTCGAACGCGACCGAGCTCGTCGAGGGTATCATCCTCGACAAGGAGCCCGTCCACGACGGCATGCCCCGCACGGTCGAGGATGCTAACATCCTCGTCCTCGACCTCGACCTCGAGGTCCGCAAGACCGACGTCGACGCCGAGTACCGCATCGACTCCATCGAGCAGCTCAACGCCGTGATGGAGGCCGAGGAGACGGAACTCCGCGGCTACGCGAAGACCATCGCCGACTCGAAGGTCGACGTCGTGTTCACCACCGACGACATCGACAGGCGCGTCGCATCCTACCTCGCGAACGAGGGTATCCTCGCGTTCGAGAAGCTCTCGAACAAGGACGCCCGGGCAATCGCCCGCGCAGTCGGTGCCAAGCGCCTCGGCTCGCTCGAGGACCTCGACAGCGAGGACTTCGGCCACGCCGACGCCATCCGCGTCGAGGGCTTCGGTGAGGACGAACTCGCGTTCATCGAGGGCGGTGCGGCCGCAAGGTCCGTGACCGTCTTCGTCCGCGGCGGCACCGAGCACGTCGTCGACGAGCTCGAACGCGCCCTCACGGACGCCCTCGACGTGGTCGCACTCGCGGCCGAGTCCGAGGAGGTCGTCCCCGGCGCAGGCGCGACCGAGATCGCCATCTCCGACGCGGTCCGCCAGGGTGCAGCCGGCATCGAGGGCCGCAAGCAACTGGCCGTCGAGGCGTTCGCCGACGCGGTCGACACCCTCCCGCGCACCCTCGCGGAGAACACCGGCATGGACTCCATCGACGCACTCGTCTCGCTGCGTGCCGCCTACGAGGGCGGTGACGTGATGGGCGTCATCAGCGAAGGCGAGTCGGGTCGCATCGACGACCCGCTGAAGTACGGCGTCATCGACCCCGCCGACGTGAAGCGCGAGGCCGTCGAGTCCGCCACCGAGGCCGCGACGATGATCATCCGCATCGACGACATCATCGCCGCGAAGTAA
- a CDS encoding winged helix-turn-helix domain-containing protein produces the protein MSMSTADDRAENAEETLSDAEYRERLRELPPSAKLVAKVLESDSPLSQGQLAEESLLPDRTVRYALNRLEEAGLVSSRYSFQDARKQVYFLNV, from the coding sequence ATGAGCATGAGTACCGCAGACGACCGTGCCGAGAACGCAGAGGAGACCCTCTCCGACGCCGAATACCGTGAACGCCTCCGTGAGCTTCCCCCGAGCGCGAAGCTCGTCGCAAAGGTCCTGGAGTCCGACTCGCCCCTCTCGCAGGGGCAGCTGGCCGAGGAGTCGCTCCTCCCCGACCGCACGGTCCGCTACGCACTCAACCGCCTGGAAGAGGCCGGGCTCGTAAGCTCGCGCTACAGCTTCCAGGACGCACGCAAACAGGTCTACTTCCTGAACGTCTAG
- a CDS encoding HAMP domain-containing sensor histidine kinase: protein MSQRKTPRGTGAIVESTNTSATSSRGDSETAEQALQASEERLHLATEIGGIGIWELDLQTLDSPLRTARHDEIFGYDEPPDDWSFERFLDHVVPEHRDRIERSFEESLRTGVWAFECPIVRVDGQQRWIAARGRMFEDEVGEPHRALGVVQDITDQKRREGKLERQRKRLERQNERLEEFTSTVTHDLRSPLAVIDGRLYLYRETGEDEHLDAAEEALERAGRLVDDLLTVAHQGRLVETTQPTDVGAVFERAREGTVPETATCVYDPVPTILADRDRLLQLFENVLRNSVEHGGSDVTVRVGPLPDDTGFYIEDDGPGFAGVDPEQVFEFGYSGREDGTGFGLSIVRAIADAHGWEISIGAEASGGARVQITGVEFAPDS from the coding sequence ATGTCCCAACGGAAGACGCCACGCGGGACTGGTGCTATCGTCGAGTCTACCAACACGTCAGCGACGAGCTCCCGTGGGGACAGCGAGACGGCCGAGCAGGCATTGCAAGCGTCCGAGGAACGGCTCCACCTCGCGACCGAGATCGGGGGAATCGGTATCTGGGAACTCGACCTCCAGACACTCGACTCGCCCCTCCGTACGGCTCGACACGACGAGATATTCGGCTACGACGAACCGCCCGACGACTGGAGCTTCGAGCGGTTCCTCGACCACGTCGTCCCGGAGCATCGCGACCGCATCGAGCGGAGCTTCGAGGAGAGCCTCCGGACGGGAGTGTGGGCGTTCGAGTGCCCGATCGTCCGGGTGGACGGTCAGCAGCGGTGGATTGCCGCCCGCGGGCGAATGTTCGAGGATGAGGTTGGCGAACCGCACCGTGCGCTCGGTGTCGTTCAGGACATCACCGACCAGAAGCGCCGCGAGGGAAAACTCGAACGGCAGCGCAAGCGACTCGAACGACAGAACGAGCGGCTGGAGGAGTTCACCAGCACCGTGACACACGACCTGCGGTCGCCGCTGGCGGTCATCGACGGCCGGTTGTATCTGTACCGGGAGACGGGCGAGGACGAACACCTCGACGCCGCCGAGGAAGCGCTAGAGCGGGCGGGGAGACTCGTCGACGACCTGCTCACCGTCGCCCATCAGGGCCGGCTGGTCGAGACGACGCAACCGACCGACGTCGGGGCGGTGTTCGAGCGGGCACGGGAAGGGACGGTTCCAGAGACCGCCACGTGTGTGTACGACCCGGTGCCGACGATACTCGCAGACCGAGACCGATTGCTCCAACTGTTCGAGAACGTGCTGCGCAACAGTGTCGAGCACGGCGGGAGCGACGTCACTGTTCGGGTGGGGCCACTCCCGGACGATACAGGGTTCTACATCGAGGACGATGGCCCCGGGTTCGCCGGGGTCGACCCCGAACAGGTGTTCGAGTTCGGGTACTCGGGCCGTGAGGATGGGACTGGATTCGGGCTCTCGATAGTCCGGGCGATCGCCGACGCACACGGGTGGGAGATTTCGATAGGAGCGGAGGCGAGCGGTGGTGCTCGAGTCCAGATAACGGGCGTCGAGTTCGCGCCGGACTCGTAG
- a CDS encoding PPOX class F420-dependent oxidoreductase, with amino-acid sequence MEPVPEQYHDLFEKATFAHFATVMPDGTPQVTPVWVDYDTESDHLLVNTAQGRLKERNVRENPKVGIEMTDPDDPYRFLSVRGEVVEVTEEGAIEHIDRLTQRYMGQDTYPNHGEEGGPRVIIRIRPDRVTGN; translated from the coding sequence ATGGAACCGGTTCCCGAACAGTATCACGACCTGTTCGAGAAGGCGACGTTCGCACACTTCGCGACGGTGATGCCCGATGGCACCCCACAGGTGACACCCGTCTGGGTCGACTACGACACCGAGTCGGACCACCTGCTCGTCAACACTGCACAGGGCCGCCTGAAGGAGCGCAACGTGCGCGAGAACCCGAAGGTCGGCATCGAGATGACCGACCCCGACGACCCGTACCGATTCCTCTCGGTCCGGGGTGAGGTCGTCGAGGTCACCGAGGAGGGCGCGATCGAGCACATCGACCGGTTGACCCAGCGCTACATGGGACAGGATACGTACCCGAACCACGGCGAGGAGGGCGGCCCCCGTGTCATCATTCGGATTCGACCGGATCGGGTGACCGGTAACTAG
- a CDS encoding APC family permease, whose protein sequence is MSEESLGFTGATAIGLGGMIGGGVFAVLGVVASIAGAAAWLAFLAASLVSMCAAYAYLKLNRINDRKGGSVTHLETYLDDTDYAGMVGWTLLLGYVGSIAMYAYAFGGFGVKLLPSLGLGESVLHPLLSVLAVAFFVGLNVLGARATGSSEKVLVTLKVVILLGIGLWGLYYGSTNNALQFGFSNVATTGFVTAVAVSFVSFQGWQLLLYDQESIENVETNLPRAVYVSIVGAILVDCIVAVLVTSLVKTSVIKAHPEIAVARAVEPFLGQLGFTFVAVAALFSTGSAINGTLFSAAHFTKGMLDDGLAPDQLGDADASGAPTRTVLVLGAAAAAFAAYGSLNAITSFGSLAFVVVFGTICALALTERDHEEMNPLPPAAGFLGCLAAFPLILYHLWVAERGTFVTVVALAVAVVAIEVLYFKRETLLAEADAVEDRVESAVEN, encoded by the coding sequence ATGTCAGAGGAGAGTCTCGGCTTCACCGGAGCCACGGCTATCGGCCTCGGGGGGATGATCGGCGGCGGCGTGTTCGCGGTGCTCGGCGTCGTCGCGAGCATCGCGGGCGCGGCCGCCTGGCTGGCATTCCTCGCGGCCAGCCTGGTGTCGATGTGTGCCGCCTACGCCTATCTCAAGCTGAACCGCATCAACGACCGAAAGGGCGGGTCCGTGACCCATCTGGAGACCTACCTCGACGACACGGACTACGCCGGGATGGTCGGCTGGACCCTTTTGTTAGGGTACGTCGGCTCCATCGCGATGTACGCCTACGCCTTCGGCGGGTTCGGGGTCAAGCTGCTCCCGTCGCTCGGACTCGGTGAGAGCGTGCTCCATCCGCTGCTGTCCGTGCTCGCGGTCGCGTTCTTCGTCGGGCTGAACGTCCTCGGGGCGCGGGCGACCGGGAGTTCTGAGAAGGTGCTGGTCACGCTCAAGGTCGTCATCCTGCTCGGCATCGGCCTCTGGGGGCTGTACTACGGGAGCACGAATAACGCCCTCCAGTTCGGCTTCTCGAACGTCGCGACCACCGGCTTCGTCACCGCGGTCGCCGTCTCGTTCGTCTCCTTCCAGGGCTGGCAACTGCTGCTGTACGACCAGGAGAGCATCGAGAACGTCGAGACGAACCTCCCGAGGGCGGTGTACGTCTCCATCGTCGGCGCGATACTCGTCGACTGCATCGTCGCCGTCCTCGTGACCAGTCTCGTGAAGACGAGCGTCATCAAGGCCCACCCGGAGATCGCGGTCGCGCGGGCGGTCGAACCGTTCCTCGGCCAGCTCGGGTTCACCTTCGTCGCGGTCGCCGCGCTCTTCTCGACGGGCAGCGCTATCAACGGGACGCTGTTCTCGGCGGCGCACTTCACCAAGGGGATGCTCGACGACGGGCTCGCCCCGGACCAGCTCGGCGACGCCGACGCGTCTGGTGCGCCGACCCGGACCGTCCTCGTCCTGGGCGCGGCAGCCGCCGCCTTCGCCGCCTACGGGAGCCTGAACGCCATCACCTCTTTCGGCTCGCTGGCGTTCGTCGTCGTCTTCGGGACGATCTGTGCGCTCGCGCTCACGGAGCGCGACCACGAGGAGATGAACCCGCTCCCACCGGCGGCGGGCTTCCTCGGCTGTCTGGCCGCGTTCCCGCTCATCCTCTATCACCTCTGGGTGGCCGAGCGCGGGACGTTCGTCACCGTGGTCGCCCTGGCGGTCGCGGTCGTCGCCATCGAGGTGCTCTACTTCAAGCGAGAGACGCTGCTCGCGGAGGCGGACGCCGTCGAGGACCGCGTGGAATCGGCGGTCGAGAACTGA
- a CDS encoding ribonuclease HI family protein, giving the protein MTDDPLPVEHLSPLATLVEEVLAAVGYEVTAAIETIDDAVPGFGGLFDPATSRTELRSTLEDLLASGVTRPPVPEATDDSFILYVDGSSRGNPGPAGAGAVIMDTSENELARLGRPVGSSSGNNTAEYVALQLGLSELLTRYEPRDLEVRIDSMTVIRDVWGGDDPTEPGVEQYSEAIAAALSRIPEHRYTHLADSDPNPADALATVGADIAALGP; this is encoded by the coding sequence GTGACCGACGACCCCCTCCCGGTCGAACACCTCTCGCCGCTCGCCACGCTCGTCGAGGAGGTACTCGCGGCCGTCGGCTACGAGGTGACGGCCGCCATCGAGACCATCGACGACGCTGTCCCCGGATTCGGCGGTCTCTTCGACCCCGCGACCAGCCGGACCGAGCTCCGAAGCACACTCGAAGACCTGCTGGCGTCGGGGGTCACACGCCCACCTGTCCCCGAGGCGACCGACGACAGCTTCATCCTCTACGTGGACGGGAGTTCACGCGGCAATCCCGGTCCCGCGGGTGCGGGCGCTGTCATCATGGACACGTCGGAGAACGAACTCGCACGTCTCGGCCGACCCGTCGGCTCCAGTTCGGGGAACAACACCGCCGAGTACGTCGCTCTCCAGCTCGGGCTCTCCGAACTGCTGACCCGGTACGAGCCACGCGATCTCGAGGTGCGTATCGATTCGATGACCGTCATCCGGGACGTCTGGGGCGGCGACGACCCGACGGAACCGGGCGTCGAGCAGTACAGCGAGGCCATCGCGGCGGCGCTGTCGCGCATCCCGGAGCACCGGTACACGCACCTTGCCGACAGCGACCCGAACCCCGCTGACGCGCTCGCGACGGTTGGTGCGGACATTGCTGCGCTTGGGCCGTGA